From a region of the Zingiber officinale cultivar Zhangliang chromosome 4B, Zo_v1.1, whole genome shotgun sequence genome:
- the LOC121976340 gene encoding DNA repair protein REV1-like isoform X4, producing MQIKNPLLPIWYIQLLQIPILWRTTSRLHFIGTWRNRYRQRFSKLLTGVKSSNENLKCHSTKQKTAIIHIDMDCFFVSVIIRNFPDLVHKPVAVCHSDNPRGTAEISSANYVARNFGVKAGIFVRDAKVCCPNLVILPYDFEAYQEVAEQFYNILHKHCSKVQALSCDEAFLDVTECDVDPEDIALAIRKEIAETTRCTASAGIAENLLLARLATRSAKPNGQRFLPSEKVEDYLNDLPVMELPGIGYATHEKLKKRQIQTCGQMRMTQKEGLQKDFGEKIGDMLWNYCRGIDNRNVGEVQEAKSIGAEVNWGIRFNDMTDCNHFLINLCKEVSLRLQGCGVQGRTVTLKVKKRKHGAAEPLKFMGCGDCQNMSRSNTVPIAIDNEAALLRIAKKILSSFHIDVKEVRGIGLHLTKLESAKITRKGRENIAVWLSSPMHATRSKCKQISQSDRQCDNGDFSFSSGAPESGDLDSSHKLDQDKPTLLFQDAGSNCSSIKGADCVRPIRSSALPPLQDLDIDVVRNLPTEIILEMDVLYKGELSDLISKSKGNNCLTHVCSSTVSLIDASTNSADTGISDAHIDSVKLGLDSKDKGKMPICENVESISYVDQVTMEPKLFDLMPASLSQADASVLEQMPEDVKADVHGLLPLHRELKVSKDFYTCFDFPSCVQFPDPHLKTHLWSGDPPWWVEKFNTSKNILLNVISRHAKSSKDIRLSSILQSVAPFLLPVCELSNEVYAEAICWLHELLAQYIVLKIGSDIEEIYNCFCFLKRISPSSKILLLVYNSALPLFQALVNENYGGKLRLSVIQTTDE from the exons ATGCAAATCAAGAACCCTCTG CTTCCAATATGGTACATTCAACTCTTACAGATCCCAATTTTGTGGAGAACTACTTCAAG GCTGCATTTTATTGGGACATGGAGAAACAGGTACAGACAGCGATTTTCAAAATTGCTTACTGGAGTTAAAAGCAGCAATGAAAATTTGAAGTGTCATTCAACCAAGCAGAAAACTGCAATCATACACATTGATatg GACTGCTTTTTCGTTTCGGTGATTATAAGAAACTTCCCAGATTTGGTCCATAAGCCTGTAGCAGTGTGTCACTCTGACAACCCCAGAGGAACTGCTGAAATATCATCTGCCAATTATGTGGCAAGAAATTTTG GTGTTAAGGCTGGGATTTTTGTCAGAGATGCCAAAGTTTGCTGCCCTAATCTTGTTATATTGCCTTATGACTTTGAGGCTTATCAAGAG GTGGCTGAGCAATTCTACAACATACTACATAAACATTGCAGCAAAGTTCAG GCATTAAGCTGTGATGAAGCATTTTTAGATGTGACAGAATGTGATGTTGATCCTGAAGACATAGCATTGGCCATTAGGAAGGAAATTGCTGAGACTACACGTTGTACAGCCAGTGCAGGAATTGCTGAGAATTTGCTTCTTGCTCGTTTGGCTACTAGGTCTGCAAAACCTAATGGCCAGCGATTCCTTCCATCTGAAAAG GTAGAAGACTACTTAAATGATCTTCCTGTCATGGAACTTCCTGGCATTGGGTATGCTACACATGAGAAGCTTAAGAAGAGGCAAATTCAAACCTGTGGTCAAATGCGCATGACTCAAAAG GAAGGTTTGCAGAAGGACTTTGGTGAAAAAATTGGTGACATGCTGTGGAATTATTGTCGCGGAATTGATAATCGAAATGTTGGAGAAGTTCAG GAagcaaaatctattggtgctgaAGTTAATTGGGGAATTAGGTTCAATGATATGACAGAT TGTAATCATTTCCTCATCAATCTCTGCAAGGAGGTCTCATTACGGCTTCAGGGATGTGGAGTACAAGGTCGTACTGTTACATTGAAG GTGAAAAAAAGAAAGCACGGAGCAGCTGAGCCGTTAAAGTTCATGGGCTGTGGGGACTGCCAAAATATGAGCCGGTCCAATACG GTACCTATTGCCATAGATAATGAAGCTGCCCTTCTGAGAATAGCGAAGAAAATTTTGTCTTCTTTTCACATTG ATGTCAAGGAAGTCCGAGGCATTGGTTTGCATTTAACAAAGCTTGAGAGTGCAAAAATTACTAGGAAAG GTCGTGAGAATATAGCAGTATGGCTCAGTTCTCCTATGCATGCAACAAGAAGCAAATGCAAACAAATTAGTCAGTCTGACAGACAATGTGATAATGGAg atttttcattttctagtggGGCACCAGAATCAGGAGATTTAGACAGTTCACATAAGCTAGATCAGGACAAGCCTACTCTGCTCTTTCAAGATGCAGGATCTAATTGCTCTTCGATTAAGGGTGCTGATTGTGTCAGACCAATTAGATCATCAGCATTGCCTCCTTTACAAGATCTTGATATAGATGTGGTTAGGAATCTCCCTACTGAAATTATATTAGAAATGGATGTTCTTTACAAGGGGGAATTATCTGATCTTATCAGCAAGAGCAAAGGGAACAATTGCTTGACCCACGTATGCTCCTCTACTGTATCCTTGATAGATGCAAGCACTAACAGTGCTGACACAGGCATATCTGATGCACATATTGATTCTGTGAAACTGGGTCTAGATTCAAAAGACAAAGGGAAAATGCCTATCTGTgag aaTGTGGAGAGTATCAGCTATGTAGATCAAGTAACGATGGAGCCTAAACTGTTTGATTTAATGCCTGCATCTCTAAGCCAGGCAGATGCTTCAGTTCTTGAACAGATGCCTGAAGATGTGAAAGCTGATGTACATGGCCTACTTCCACTTCACAGAGAATTAAAGGTCTCTAAAGATTTTTATACTTGCTTCGACTTTCCAAGCTGTGTACAATTTCCAGATCCTCACTTGAAAACCCATCTTTGGTCGGGTGATCCACCATGGTGGGTGGAGAAATTTAATACAAGCAAGAACATTCTTCTGAACGTTATTTCTAGGCATGCCAAATCCAGCAAGGATATTCGTCTTTCATCTATTTTGCAGTCTGTAGCTCCATTCCTGTTGCCAGTTTGTGAATTAAGCAATGAAGTATATGCTGAAGCAATCTGTTGGTTACATGAGCTTCTTGCACAGTATATTGTTCTAAAAATTGGGTCTGATATTGAGGAGATTTATAATTGCTTTTGTTTTCTAAAACG GATCTCACCATCATCAAAAATTTTATTGCTAGTATACAATAGTGCACTTCCTCTTTTCCAG